The Longimicrobium terrae genome includes a region encoding these proteins:
- a CDS encoding LytR/AlgR family response regulator transcription factor, translated as MILRTVVAEDEPLARQRLLRFVEHDPRLVLVGEAESGTAAVELIDRLLPDVVFLDVQMPECTGLEVLERAAHHPAPVFTTAYAEYALRAFEVEAYDYLVKPFGWTRFQAAVDRVARRLATAQAPSPILFAAAPSPALEPFLERLFVRRGGEMVPVNLRDVHRIDGAGDYVMLCTGGGKVLADISLNELERRLDPARFRRVHRAHIVNLDHVSSIRPYDERRLSVRFADGSEVVASRAGSQSLREMVR; from the coding sequence ATGATCCTGCGCACGGTGGTGGCGGAAGATGAACCGCTCGCCCGGCAGCGCCTGCTGCGCTTCGTCGAACACGATCCGCGCCTGGTGCTGGTGGGCGAGGCGGAGAGCGGGACGGCGGCGGTGGAGTTGATCGACCGGTTGCTGCCCGACGTGGTGTTTCTGGACGTGCAGATGCCGGAGTGCACCGGGCTTGAGGTGCTGGAGCGCGCCGCACATCATCCCGCACCCGTGTTCACGACGGCCTACGCGGAGTATGCCCTGCGCGCGTTCGAGGTGGAGGCGTACGATTATCTGGTGAAGCCGTTTGGATGGACGCGCTTTCAGGCGGCGGTGGACCGGGTGGCGCGCCGTCTCGCAACCGCTCAGGCGCCCTCGCCGATCCTGTTTGCAGCGGCTCCGTCGCCCGCGCTGGAGCCGTTTCTGGAGCGGCTGTTCGTACGGCGCGGCGGCGAGATGGTGCCCGTGAACCTGCGCGACGTGCACCGCATCGACGGCGCGGGCGACTACGTGATGCTGTGCACCGGGGGCGGGAAAGTGCTGGCGGACATCAGCCTGAACGAACTGGAGCGGCGGCTGGACCCGGCGCGCTTCCGCCGCGTGCACCGGGCGCACATCGTGAACCTGGACCACGTCTCCTCCATCCGCCCATACGACGAACGGCGCCTGTCCGTGCGCTTCGCCGACGGCTCGGAGGTGGTGGCCAGCCGCGCGGGCTCGCAGTCCCTGCGCGAGATGGTGCGCTGA
- a CDS encoding sensor histidine kinase yields the protein MTHALTAGSARRRWTLYAAAWLPMMMAYFGAIMAGGGSVLETFLLMLHNVAPAALAGIGVVHVCERLPWGSRRRDRLMGIHTLFAFVYALAWWGGMVVTRSIAESLWAGHPRLFVLTFDEARWQIGAGALLYVTIVAVRYAGQVDDRLREQEARAARAEALRARAEMQALRAQINPHFLFNTLHSLLELVSAGDGRAEEAIERFGALLHRTIDVRRSAADDVPLSEEIQLVRDYLWIEQLRLGARLVAEIELDEDALSAKVPSFVLQPLVENAVKHAASTRVAPTSIRVSAARERDLLLLWVEDDGPGAILEQVERAPGAGLRLVRGRLEARYGDNEWMRITTAPGAGFRVAIALPVAAPVSATVGQQ from the coding sequence ATGACCCATGCATTGACCGCCGGCTCCGCCCGGCGCCGCTGGACCCTGTACGCGGCGGCGTGGCTCCCCATGATGATGGCGTACTTCGGCGCCATCATGGCCGGCGGGGGCTCCGTGCTGGAGACCTTTCTGTTGATGCTGCACAACGTCGCTCCCGCCGCGCTGGCGGGGATCGGCGTGGTGCACGTGTGCGAGCGGCTCCCGTGGGGCAGCCGCAGGCGCGACCGGCTGATGGGCATCCACACCCTGTTCGCCTTTGTCTACGCACTGGCGTGGTGGGGCGGGATGGTCGTCACGCGCTCGATCGCCGAGTCGCTGTGGGCGGGGCACCCTAGGCTGTTCGTGCTCACGTTTGACGAGGCTCGCTGGCAGATCGGCGCGGGCGCGCTGCTGTACGTGACCATCGTGGCCGTGCGGTACGCGGGCCAGGTAGATGACCGTCTCCGCGAGCAGGAGGCGCGCGCCGCCCGTGCCGAAGCGCTGCGGGCACGCGCGGAGATGCAGGCACTTCGAGCGCAGATCAACCCGCACTTCCTGTTCAACACCCTGCACTCGCTGCTGGAACTGGTGAGCGCAGGCGACGGTCGGGCGGAAGAGGCCATCGAACGCTTCGGCGCGCTCCTGCACCGTACCATCGACGTCCGCCGCAGCGCCGCCGACGACGTTCCGCTCAGCGAGGAAATCCAGCTCGTGCGCGACTACCTGTGGATTGAGCAACTGCGCCTGGGCGCGCGCTTGGTGGCGGAAATCGAGCTGGATGAGGATGCCCTGTCGGCCAAAGTGCCTTCGTTCGTGCTGCAGCCGCTGGTGGAGAACGCGGTGAAGCACGCGGCCTCCACGCGCGTGGCGCCCACCTCCATCCGGGTCAGCGCCGCGCGGGAGCGGGACCTGCTCCTGCTCTGGGTGGAGGATGACGGGCCGGGCGCCATCCTCGAACAGGTGGAGCGTGCACCGGGCGCGGGATTGCGGCTGGTGCGTGGCCGGTTGGAAGCGCGCTACGGTGACAACGAGTGGATGCGGATCACCACGGCGCCGGGCGCCGGCTTCCGCGTCGCGATCGCGCTGCCCGTGGCCGCGCCCGTCTCCGCAACCGTCGGCCAGCAATGA
- a CDS encoding DUF1963 domain-containing protein, protein MDAGNDPDALFRRYRREAVLLHQPWPPQAGPPTNSHFGGLPRLPEGCAWPRTSSGKPLHFLAEIDCAEIPFPTILPERGVLFFFGRGDPYAWNTEPPSDACRVLYAPDASARSAPRQSPADLPPPNRPASEPNNVHPAWPIVPLRFDTFPEVTAFPDPSEPDKRGWRRFLDRFVRAPASTEISADMRDAYEEQLGARRAAALVTATGAHPPASPMTWRESIDAGGTIFDFAASGPQSFPERWAYVHHLLLEILDRPLLYSGEAGPGARTTEAERWLGRSREGPLHRPVAEDDRQALRTWLSSFDDCPRLVFRGCVGTMRSWAGDPAHAALIPDHVYAACASSFYGYHEHDPRFSQMLGHAPACHQARSVDDPAICLLSIDTDLALGWYVADMGGRCTFWITPQDLARRDFSQVVGRLDGRS, encoded by the coding sequence ATGGATGCCGGCAACGATCCCGATGCGCTGTTCCGCCGCTACCGGCGGGAGGCGGTGCTCCTGCACCAGCCCTGGCCGCCGCAGGCCGGGCCGCCGACCAACAGCCATTTCGGCGGGCTTCCCAGGCTCCCCGAAGGCTGCGCGTGGCCCCGCACCTCCAGCGGCAAGCCGCTCCACTTCTTGGCGGAGATCGACTGCGCCGAAATCCCCTTCCCCACGATCCTGCCGGAGCGGGGCGTGCTCTTCTTCTTTGGCCGGGGGGACCCCTACGCCTGGAACACCGAGCCCCCGTCCGATGCCTGCCGCGTCCTATACGCGCCCGACGCCTCGGCTCGGAGCGCGCCGCGTCAGTCGCCCGCGGACCTGCCCCCGCCGAACAGGCCAGCGTCCGAGCCGAACAACGTCCATCCCGCGTGGCCCATCGTCCCTCTCAGGTTCGACACCTTTCCCGAAGTGACCGCGTTTCCCGACCCGAGCGAGCCGGACAAGCGGGGGTGGCGACGCTTCCTGGATCGGTTCGTCCGCGCCCCGGCAAGTACGGAGATCAGCGCGGACATGCGCGACGCGTACGAGGAGCAGCTCGGCGCCCGCCGTGCCGCCGCCCTCGTCACGGCCACCGGCGCACACCCGCCAGCCAGTCCCATGACGTGGCGGGAAAGCATTGATGCAGGCGGCACCATCTTCGACTTCGCCGCGTCGGGCCCGCAGAGCTTTCCGGAGCGCTGGGCCTACGTCCACCATCTCCTCCTCGAGATCCTGGACCGCCCGCTGCTGTACTCCGGTGAGGCGGGGCCGGGAGCGCGGACCACCGAGGCGGAACGCTGGCTCGGCCGCTCACGCGAGGGTCCGCTTCACCGGCCGGTGGCGGAAGATGACCGGCAGGCGCTGCGCACGTGGCTGAGTAGCTTCGACGACTGCCCCAGGCTCGTCTTCCGGGGCTGCGTCGGAACGATGCGTTCGTGGGCGGGCGACCCCGCCCACGCCGCGCTGATCCCGGATCACGTCTACGCCGCCTGCGCGTCCTCTTTCTACGGGTACCACGAGCACGATCCGCGGTTTTCGCAGATGCTCGGTCACGCCCCCGCCTGCCATCAGGCGCGCTCCGTGGACGATCCCGCCATCTGCCTGTTGAGCATCGACACCGATCTGGCACTCGGGTGGTACGTTGCCGACATGGGCGGCAGGTGTACCTTCTGGATCACCCCACAAGACCTCGCCCGCCGCGACTTCAGCCAGGTCGTGGGCAGGTTGGACGGTCGGTCCTAG
- a CDS encoding S41 family peptidase: MINPISRLLIPLLLTCALAGAAHARGRPEVTGNWLVRVAGAQPFSVVLSVDEHGGVLTPRAMSRQQTIVPTSAALTGSGFVVRAAAWEREWALDVAVRGDSLRGSWSGAGQPSLPASGVRLPRETLAPLTGTAVFDSVVRVLERHFYDPGYNGADWSRLVAEARPHIAAARSDGEAYAAISGMLRAIGTSHLNFTAVPRVASPAPASLAAPTATSTSVPAAASPVVSWRILSPSMGYIRIENFGPTGDELVPEVARMDSAFAAMAVLPAIVIDLRGNEGGSVDLAYRLGQHLIATPVPAGYFVVRRGFDSRGMRTAAALDAATVPVLPSDGSVTGAMLAGAVDDAGGAAMLYMGGGLARTYTGRIAILTDGNTGSAAEAVAAILKETRGAVTVGERTAGAMLSSADVMVAPGWRLRYPAMDFRTAAGVRVEGDGVAPDVAVPSTDSAALLRAAADALRVPAP, encoded by the coding sequence ATGATCAATCCTATCAGCCGTCTTCTGATCCCCCTTCTGCTCACGTGCGCGCTGGCGGGCGCCGCACACGCGCGGGGGCGGCCCGAGGTCACGGGCAACTGGCTGGTGCGCGTGGCGGGGGCGCAGCCGTTCTCGGTGGTGCTGTCGGTGGATGAGCACGGCGGCGTGCTGACGCCCCGCGCCATGTCGCGGCAGCAGACCATCGTGCCGACCTCCGCGGCGCTGACCGGTTCGGGGTTCGTGGTGCGCGCGGCGGCGTGGGAGCGCGAGTGGGCGCTGGACGTGGCCGTGCGCGGCGATTCGCTGCGGGGCAGCTGGAGCGGCGCCGGGCAGCCGTCCCTCCCTGCGTCCGGGGTGCGCCTGCCGCGCGAAACGCTGGCGCCGTTGACCGGGACGGCGGTGTTCGACAGTGTTGTACGCGTGCTGGAACGGCACTTCTACGATCCCGGGTACAACGGCGCGGACTGGTCCCGGCTCGTGGCCGAGGCGCGCCCCCACATCGCAGCCGCGCGCTCCGACGGCGAGGCGTACGCCGCCATCAGCGGGATGCTGCGCGCGATCGGCACCTCGCACCTGAACTTTACCGCCGTCCCGCGCGTCGCCTCCCCTGCCCCGGCGAGCCTCGCGGCCCCGACCGCGACGAGCACGAGCGTGCCGGCCGCAGCCAGCCCCGTCGTGAGCTGGCGGATTCTGTCGCCCTCGATGGGATACATCCGCATCGAGAACTTCGGGCCGACGGGCGATGAACTGGTGCCGGAGGTGGCGCGAATGGACAGCGCGTTCGCGGCGATGGCCGTGCTGCCGGCCATCGTCATCGACCTGCGCGGCAACGAGGGCGGCTCGGTGGACCTGGCCTATCGCCTGGGACAGCACCTGATCGCCACGCCCGTGCCCGCGGGCTACTTCGTCGTCCGCCGCGGGTTCGATAGCCGCGGAATGCGCACCGCGGCCGCGCTGGACGCCGCGACGGTGCCGGTGCTTCCCAGCGACGGCTCGGTGACCGGCGCCATGCTGGCCGGCGCGGTGGATGACGCCGGGGGCGCGGCCATGCTGTACATGGGCGGCGGCCTCGCGCGCACGTACACGGGACGCATCGCCATCCTCACTGACGGGAATACGGGTAGCGCCGCGGAGGCGGTGGCCGCGATCCTCAAGGAAACGCGCGGTGCCGTCACCGTGGGCGAGCGGACGGCGGGCGCCATGCTCTCCTCCGCCGACGTGATGGTGGCGCCCGGGTGGCGGCTTCGGTATCCCGCGATGGACTTTCGCACCGCAGCCGGCGTGCGCGTGGAAGGCGACGGCGTGGCACCCGACGTCGCCGTTCCATCCACCGACAGCGCCGCGCTCCTCCGCGCCGCCGCCGACGCCCTGCGCGTACCCGCGCCCTGA